The sequence CGGCAAGGACTCGAACTTCGACCTGATGGGGAACATCCCGATCGAGGCGGAGGAAATCGAGGAACTCATGAACGCCCGATGAGTCGGACGGCGCTGGTCCTGGGTTCCGGGCTCGGTCCGCTCGCCGACGCGGTGACGGTGGAGGAGATCGTCGGCTTCGCGGAAACGGGGCTGCCGGTGTCCTCCGTGCCGGGGCATGCCGGGCGTTTCCTGATCGGGACGCTCGGCTCGGCGCCGGTGATCGTCATGCAGGGCCGTGTCCACCTCTATGAGGGGCACGACGCGTCCACCGTGACGGCCGGTGTGCGCTGGATGGCGTCGCAGGGCGCGGACCGGTTGATCCTGACCAATGCCGCGGGTACCTTGAACCCGGCTTTCGAGCCGGGTTCGTGGATGGCGCTTTCCGACCACCTCAATCTCACCGGCACCTCGCCGCTGCGGGGCCCGGAGTTCATCGACATGAGCACGGCCTACGATCCAGAATGGCGGGCCGAGTTCCATGTCGCCGCGGCGGAAACCGGAACCGTGCTGCATGAAGGTGTCTATGCCGGGCTACGGGGACCGCAGTACGAAACGCCCGCCGAGATCCGGATGCTGCGGACGATCGGCGCGGATGCCGTGGGCATGAGCACCGTGCTGGAGACGATCCAGGCGCGGGCGCTGGGCATGAAGGTCGCGGCGTTTTCCTGCCTGACGAACTGGGCCGCGGGGATTACCCCGGCGGCGTTGGATCATCATGAGGTGCTCGCTACGGGGAAGTCCGCGGCGGACACGATGGTGCGGTTGTTGAGGAAGGTGCTCGGGTAATCGTCCGCATGCCGACCCTCGAACTGGTATCCATCGGCTGTCCGGAGATTCCGGAATTGCCGCGCTATGAGTCTTTCGCCTGGCGGGCCGAAACGGAGCTGGTGTCCCACCGGGGGATTTTCCAGCCGGTCTTCCACATGCTCAGCGGCGTGATCGTCCATTTGGCCAACAAGGACCTGGAGGACGGTGAAGGTGGATGGTATGCCGGGGCGCTGATCGACTGGGGACGGGAGGGAGAGTTGGTGGCATTCCTGTCTCCGGCCCGGGCGGATGTGGAGGATCTGATGAGGCGATTGATCGAGGCCTCTCCGCTGCGGGAGATCACTTTTTCAACGGACGCGCAGGGGTTCGGGGAGATTGGACGGGAGAGGGGGACGCTGACGTTTGGTGAGTTCCTCGGGTTGCTGGATGGCGGCTCTATCTTGTTCAACGAACTGTGGCGGGTGCGGGGTATTGCTGGGTAAAAGTCCGGTGAACCATGAAGGCGATTGGCTATTGGATGGGAAACTTGCACCAGTGGGACCTTCCATTGCCCCAGGAACTGGTGGGTAATATGGAGGCCTCCTTGCGGGAGGAGATTTGCCGTTATCTGGAAAGCGGGCATTTGTTCGCTCAATACCGCGGGTGCTCCTGGTGCCGGTTCCAATGCGGTGTGGCCGACGAGGCTATGGGCTCCGGGGAGTTCACCGATGGCACGTGGGTGTGGCCGGAGGGGTTGGTTCACTATGTCCGGCACCATCGGGTGGTTGTGCCGGAAGAGTTCGTTGCCTCGGTGAAGGCGGGAGGGATCAAACCCGAACCAACGGAGTGGGGGAGCCCGTCTCTCGATTTTTGGCGGGAGTGGTCGGGACAGCGGCAATCCCCGGAGGTTCGCCAGCGTTTGCGGGAGGCCTTGGAGATCGCTCGGGTCGAGGAGCCGAAAAGGATCGAACGGTGGGTCGAGGAAATCCGCGCGAAGGAGGGCGAGGGAGTCGCTATTTGCCAATGGGCAGGGTGCGGGATGCCGGTGCTGGCCGGGCGGGGGATTTGCGCCCGCCATTTTCTGGAGCCTGAAATGAAATCGCGGATGATGGATCTCTATCGGTTGCCTGATCTGTCGGGAGTGTAGTCGAAAGCTCTGCTTTCGAATTGTCTCCGCCAGCTCCGTTGGCGGTGGCTGTCAGGCCAAAGGACATCCTCCCCCGCAGAGGGAAAGCTGGAGCTTCCCCCTACATTCTGAAAGCGGAGCTTTCAGCTACATTGGATCACCCCATCTGATTCGCCAGCGCCTGTGGGTCGGCGGCGTGGCGCATGGCGGTGTCGAGGTCGATGGTGCCCTTGCGGACGAGTGTGGCCAGCGAACGCTCGAGAGTGATCATGCCTTCGTCGACGCCGGTGAGCATGGCGTTGCGGAGGTAGTGCTCGTGGCCCTCGCGGATGCCATTGGCCACCGCCGGGGTGACGAGCATCTTCTCGATCGCCGGGATCATGGCACCCTGTCGGGTCGGGACCAGCCGCTGGGAAACCACGGCACGCAGCGAGGAGGAGAGCTGGGTGCGGATGTGCGGCTGCTGATGTCCGGGGAAGACATCGATGATGCGGTTCACCGCCGAGCTGGCACTGCCGGAGTGAAGCGTGCCGAGCACCAGATGTCCGGTTTCCGCGGCGGTGAGCGCGGCGGAAATGGTGGCGAGATCCCGCAGTTCGCCCAATAGAATGACGTCCGGATTCTCCCGCAGGGCGGCGCGCAGGCCGGTGCTGAAGCTTTCGACATCCGCGCCCACCTCGCGCTGGTGGATGAGGCACTGGACCTCGCGGTGCTCGAACTCGATGGGGTCCTCGATGGTGATGATGTGGCGGGCCCGCGAGCGGTTGAGATGGTCGATCAACGCGGCCAGCGTGGTCGATTTTCCCGAGCCCGAGGTGCCGGTGACCAGCACCAGCCCGCCTTGGAACGAAACCAGATCGAGCAGCGAGTCGGGTAGGTTCAGTTCTGCCAGCGAGGGAATGCGCTGGCGGATGGGGCGCACGGCGGCGGCCACACCATCGAGGTGCCGGAAGACATTGATGCGGAAGCGGCGGCTGCCCGCGGGCAATTCCCAGCGCGCGGCGAAGTCGACGCTGCCGGTGGTTTCGAAATCGTTCCGTGCGGCCTCGTCCGGGATCAGGCGAAGGAGCTCCGCGCTTTGCGGTGGGTGGGCGTCGAGGCGGGCGATCAGGCCTTTCACGCGGGCACGCGGCGGTTTGCCGGTGGAAAGGAAAATGTCCGAGGCATCCATGGCCACGGCTTTGTCGATGGCGAGGAGCAGATCCGGATCGGGCTGGGATGAAGTGGTGGAGGTGATCGGAGCGGGAGCTTCCACAGGCGGCGTGGGCCGGGCCATCGCGCGCGCGACAGCTTCCTCGACGACCGGGTTCTCGACCGGAGCCGGGGCATCGAGGGTCTGGATTTCGATCCGGCGGGCCGGGCCGGTGGCGTCGATGAGATAGCCGAACTCGGCGTGGTCGGTGGCGTGGAAGGTGCCCTCGCGGCGACCGTGGACCGGTTCCTGCGTGCTACTGATTTCCGAGGACAGGCGCTTCAGGATTTCCTCGCCCAGCGAGGGCATGGACAGCGGGAGAGTCTCGCCCGCCTTCAGCAGGAAAGGCACGGCGTCGGCGACGAGCACCAGCCGCTCGGCGCGCTTTTCCACCATCAGTTTGAGGAAGGTATCGATCAGGGCCATGGGTTGAAAACTGCGTTCTCCTCTTGCCAATACCGGTGGAAAGCGAATTTGTCTCCCGATGTCGTTGCAAACTTGGGTCTTCCGTTCCGCTGCGGGGAGTTGTATCGTTGGATTGTGGAAAAGTATCCGGGCTGCCCTGTCCGTCTCCGTCGTTTGCTGCGGGTGGTGCTTTGCGCGACCGCCGTGGCCAGTGCCTCGCCGCTATCCGCCACCACGGTGGATGGGATCACCTTCGATGGCGCTCCCGAGGTTTACCTGCCGGTGAATGAAACGGCGCGCCGGCTGGGCTGGAACGTGGCCCGCGACAAGAAGGCCAATCTCAGTCTGAACGGCGTGGCGCTGACACCGAAGACCGGCAGGCGTTCCTTTTACGGCGCGGAACTGGTGTCGATCGCGAAGCTGGCTGAGGCGGGCGCGACGCTCTTTCCGGGCGAGAATCCCGGTGAAATCGAGGTGTATTCCTGGACCCGCCATTTCACGGTGACGGTGTCCCCGAAGCGCGTGGAAGTGAGTCTGAAGCGCCAGCGGCTGCGCGCGTGGCAGGGCGACCGGCTGGTGCTGCAAACCAAGATCAGCTCCGGCCGCAGCGGGCGCTCGACTCCCGCGGGTGAGTTCAAGGCGGGGCCCAGCAAGGAGCGGCTGCACCGGTCCCGGCTCTACAACAACGCGCCGATGCCGTGGGCGGTGCAGATCAATGGCCACGTGTTCATCCACGGCTTCACCTCGGTGCCGGATTATCCGGCATCCCACGGCTGCATCCGCATGCCGCTGGGCGGCAAGAACGCGGCCCGTTGTTTCTACGAGTGGGTGGTCCGCGGCACGCCGGTCTCGGTGGCACGGGGGTAGATGGAAGCCGTCGTGATGAAAAAGGATTGGCTGATCGGATGGTGTGTCGCGGTGGGCCTCGCGTTGGTGGGGACGATGGCTGGGTGGTTTCTCAATCGTCCGGACGCGTATCACTCCCCAGTCCGGCGGGATACCAAGGAGGCGATGATTGCGGCGGTGTCAACGCAGGTGGCGAATGGTAAAAGGCCTCCGGAACCCGTAGCGGATTGGCTGGATGAACGGACCATCGTGTGTGCCAACGGGGATTGGCTGGCCTACCGGGCGAGCTGCGAAAAGCAGGTGCCCGAAATCAAGGATCTCTTCATCGCCCGTGCCTCGGATGGGCGATGGTACTACTCGACCTTCCACTTCTGTATCGGTGCGATGGTGCTGCGGGATGACGGCCAGCCGGAATCCCTGCCGGAGTTTGTGAAGCGGTATGCGCTGAGGGAGTTCGACGGGCATTCGGATGCCGCGTTGATGCCGACCTGGCCGTGAGAGGCGGATCGTTCTGGACCGCCTCGCTCGACTTCTCCCACCATCCGGCCATGAAGCTGGTGGCCATTCTGGGCGTGATCGCGTTGATCGGGATTTTCTTCACCGCGGGCACGTGGACCGGGATGAGCCTGCGGGATGCCACCGCGGG comes from Luteolibacter sp. LG18 and encodes:
- a CDS encoding PilT/PilU family type 4a pilus ATPase — encoded protein: MALIDTFLKLMVEKRAERLVLVADAVPFLLKAGETLPLSMPSLGEEILKRLSSEISSTQEPVHGRREGTFHATDHAEFGYLIDATGPARRIEIQTLDAPAPVENPVVEEAVARAMARPTPPVEAPAPITSTTSSQPDPDLLLAIDKAVAMDASDIFLSTGKPPRARVKGLIARLDAHPPQSAELLRLIPDEAARNDFETTGSVDFAARWELPAGSRRFRINVFRHLDGVAAAVRPIRQRIPSLAELNLPDSLLDLVSFQGGLVLVTGTSGSGKSTTLAALIDHLNRSRARHIITIEDPIEFEHREVQCLIHQREVGADVESFSTGLRAALRENPDVILLGELRDLATISAALTAAETGHLVLGTLHSGSASSAVNRIIDVFPGHQQPHIRTQLSSSLRAVVSQRLVPTRQGAMIPAIEKMLVTPAVANGIREGHEHYLRNAMLTGVDEGMITLERSLATLVRKGTIDLDTAMRHAADPQALANQMG
- a CDS encoding L,D-transpeptidase codes for the protein MEKYPGCPVRLRRLLRVVLCATAVASASPLSATTVDGITFDGAPEVYLPVNETARRLGWNVARDKKANLSLNGVALTPKTGRRSFYGAELVSIAKLAEAGATLFPGENPGEIEVYSWTRHFTVTVSPKRVEVSLKRQRLRAWQGDRLVLQTKISSGRSGRSTPAGEFKAGPSKERLHRSRLYNNAPMPWAVQINGHVFIHGFTSVPDYPASHGCIRMPLGGKNAARCFYEWVVRGTPVSVARG
- a CDS encoding purine-nucleoside phosphorylase, producing the protein MSRTALVLGSGLGPLADAVTVEEIVGFAETGLPVSSVPGHAGRFLIGTLGSAPVIVMQGRVHLYEGHDASTVTAGVRWMASQGADRLILTNAAGTLNPAFEPGSWMALSDHLNLTGTSPLRGPEFIDMSTAYDPEWRAEFHVAAAETGTVLHEGVYAGLRGPQYETPAEIRMLRTIGADAVGMSTVLETIQARALGMKVAAFSCLTNWAAGITPAALDHHEVLATGKSAADTMVRLLRKVLG